In Solibacillus isronensis, the following are encoded in one genomic region:
- a CDS encoding bifunctional metallophosphatase/5'-nucleotidase, with amino-acid sequence MREVIHIFHTNDLHSHFTYWKRSQSFIQIQRQLLADKGETSFLIDLGDHLDRSNLYTEATLGKGNIKMLNDADYDVVTIGNNEGITLSYNLLYHLYDDAKFEVVVANLYSQSEENPRWLKPYTILTTQYGTKIAVIAATAPFDLFYKELGWDVTNPRTELVKLAFELKEQVDIIVCLSHLGITEDELLAQECPIIDVIFGSHTHHVFEKGKVENNVLLTGGGKFGQYTGQLTMEFDHKSRKLVGKSDQLFENALLPTVEEEEQWLSNLQKEAKAILEKPIFTLTKPYNKEWFHRSQLSDLFAECMYDYTEADCVMFNAGIFVEPLRKGLISTYDIHKIFPHPINICVVQITGSELKEIYTQSENEEWPRLELKGLGFRGVIFGKILNYGIEMTKQRELYINGKLMEPDRIYRLATLDLFTFGYFFPSFKYAKKQYMLPEFIRDVFKNYCMKKFQ; translated from the coding sequence GTGCGAGAAGTAATTCATATATTCCATACGAATGATTTGCATAGTCATTTTACGTACTGGAAACGCAGTCAGTCGTTTATTCAAATACAACGTCAATTACTGGCCGATAAAGGTGAAACTAGCTTCTTGATCGATTTAGGAGATCATTTGGACCGTTCCAATTTATATACAGAGGCAACACTAGGTAAGGGTAATATCAAAATGCTGAATGATGCGGATTATGATGTTGTGACAATTGGAAACAATGAAGGCATAACGCTCTCCTATAATTTGCTCTATCATTTATATGATGACGCAAAGTTCGAAGTAGTTGTTGCAAATCTATATTCACAATCAGAAGAAAACCCCCGGTGGTTGAAACCTTACACAATATTAACTACCCAGTATGGCACAAAAATCGCTGTAATAGCTGCGACTGCCCCGTTCGACCTTTTCTATAAGGAGCTTGGGTGGGACGTGACAAACCCGCGTACAGAGCTTGTGAAGCTTGCATTTGAATTAAAAGAGCAGGTAGATATAATCGTTTGTTTATCACATTTAGGGATTACCGAAGATGAATTGCTGGCACAGGAATGCCCGATTATCGATGTGATTTTCGGTTCGCACACACATCATGTGTTTGAAAAAGGTAAAGTGGAAAACAATGTACTCTTAACTGGAGGCGGGAAATTTGGGCAGTATACCGGACAGTTAACGATGGAATTTGACCACAAGTCCAGAAAATTAGTGGGAAAATCAGATCAATTATTTGAAAACGCACTTTTACCAACTGTCGAAGAAGAAGAACAGTGGTTGTCCAATCTTCAAAAAGAAGCAAAGGCTATTTTGGAAAAACCTATTTTCACATTAACGAAACCTTACAATAAAGAATGGTTTCACCGTTCCCAATTATCGGATTTATTTGCAGAGTGTATGTATGATTATACAGAAGCGGATTGTGTTATGTTCAATGCTGGAATTTTTGTCGAACCGTTGCGTAAAGGACTAATTTCTACATATGATATTCATAAAATTTTTCCCCATCCGATAAATATATGTGTCGTGCAAATAACCGGCAGTGAATTAAAAGAAATTTATACTCAATCCGAAAACGAAGAATGGCCGCGTCTTGAATTAAAAGGCCTTGGTTTTAGGGGTGTGATTTTCGGAAAAATATTGAATTATGGTATTGAGATGACGAAGCAGCGTGAGTTATATATTAACGGGAAACTCATGGAGCCGGATCGGATCTACCGATTAGCAACATTGGATCTGTTTACATTCGGTTATTTTTTCCCAAGCTTTAAATATGCAAAAAAGCAATATATGCTACCGGAATTTATCCGGGATGTCTTTAAAAATTATTGTATGAAAAAGTTTCAGTAA